A single genomic interval of Microbacterium hydrocarbonoxydans harbors:
- a CDS encoding DUF2252 domain-containing protein, whose translation MTRSPQEADPFAARREAGRAARARLARTQLGQWSPGPDRSDPIALLEEQSISRVRELTPVRYARMSASPLAFYRGAALLMAADLASHAHSGIITQLCGDAHLSNFGLYRTPERVLTFDINDFDETLPGPFEWDVKRLAASFAVACRYRGFSTEDERGCVTAAARGYRSAIRAAAKASVLDAWYDRLDAERAQRVVREQHRSLRVGDAEVERLDATIRKARKRDSRRAFRKLVELVDGRLRITAAPPLIVPIEDLVDDTGSAADDAETMRRVLEEYRETLLGGRHPLAEYRYRHMARKVVGVGSVGTRAWVILLSGRDDGDPLLLQAKEAQASVLERFLGASEYDTHGERVVRGQRLMQASSDIFLGWQSIVGLDGQHRDFYLRQLQDGKGGIDPESMTPRGAVLYAQVCGETLARAHSRGGDRVEIAGYVGASTTFDDAIADFAAVYADQNESDFLALTEALASGRLASERRPVGGQR comes from the coding sequence ATGACACGGTCACCGCAGGAGGCGGATCCCTTCGCCGCTCGACGTGAGGCGGGGCGCGCCGCGCGTGCACGACTTGCGCGGACGCAGCTCGGGCAGTGGTCGCCGGGCCCTGACCGGTCGGACCCGATCGCACTGCTCGAGGAGCAGTCGATATCGAGAGTGCGGGAACTCACGCCGGTGCGATACGCGCGGATGTCCGCGTCGCCGCTCGCCTTCTACCGTGGCGCCGCCCTGCTCATGGCAGCGGACCTCGCCTCCCACGCCCACAGCGGCATCATCACGCAGCTGTGCGGGGACGCGCATCTGTCGAACTTCGGGCTCTACCGCACACCGGAACGAGTCCTCACCTTCGATATCAACGATTTCGACGAGACCCTGCCCGGCCCGTTCGAATGGGATGTGAAGCGCCTCGCGGCGAGCTTCGCCGTCGCCTGCAGGTATCGCGGGTTCAGCACTGAGGACGAGCGCGGCTGCGTGACGGCCGCCGCGCGCGGGTATCGCTCCGCGATCAGGGCTGCGGCGAAGGCATCGGTGCTCGACGCCTGGTACGACCGGCTCGACGCGGAGCGGGCGCAGCGCGTGGTCCGCGAGCAGCACCGATCCCTGCGCGTGGGCGACGCCGAGGTTGAGCGCCTGGATGCCACGATCCGGAAGGCGCGCAAGCGCGACAGCCGGAGGGCGTTCAGGAAGCTCGTGGAGCTGGTCGACGGCCGACTGCGCATCACCGCCGCCCCGCCGCTCATCGTGCCGATCGAGGACCTCGTGGACGACACCGGTTCTGCGGCCGACGATGCCGAGACCATGCGCCGGGTGCTGGAGGAGTATCGCGAGACGCTCCTGGGCGGACGGCATCCCCTCGCGGAGTACCGTTACCGCCACATGGCGCGCAAGGTCGTCGGTGTGGGAAGCGTGGGCACGCGGGCCTGGGTGATCCTGCTCAGCGGTCGTGACGACGGGGACCCGCTGCTGCTGCAGGCCAAGGAGGCGCAGGCGTCCGTCCTCGAACGCTTCCTCGGCGCGAGCGAGTACGACACCCACGGGGAGCGAGTCGTCCGGGGCCAGCGCCTCATGCAGGCATCGAGCGACATCTTCCTCGGGTGGCAGTCGATCGTGGGTCTCGATGGACAGCACCGCGACTTCTATCTGCGTCAGCTGCAGGACGGAAAGGGGGGAATCGACCCCGAGAGCATGACCCCGCGCGGGGCGGTCCTGTACGCGCAGGTCTGCGGGGAGACTCTCGCGCGCGCACACTCGCGCGGCGGCGACCGCGTCGAGATCGCGGGCTACGTCGGGGCGAGCACGACGTTCGACGACGCGATCGCCGACTTCGCCGCGGTCTATGCCGATCAGAACGAGAGCGACTTCCTCGCTCTCACCGAGGCCCTGGCTTCAGGTCGGCTCGCCTCCGAGCGTCGGCCCGTCGGGGGACAACGGTGA
- a CDS encoding ion channel, with protein MRSDTSTHPPVRPRGAHVAATPSGWRSGYWVVLALLVATYALCAAQHSADPSPTAFVIQLLTVAAVLRVTEVHARAQQVAWVALGVAGIAAIVVALLGMTGMVLDIALSVASTVAFLVAPVAIIRHQVMRRGLDTEALLAAISAYVLVGMFFTLVYNLAALLTGAPAFGDGVVDSLSTQLFFSFTTLTTTGYGNIVPASPGIQTIAVAEAITGQLFLITAVARIMRGSRRSPDETLAAPAPAGVASHPPEVSS; from the coding sequence ATGCGTTCCGACACGTCGACGCATCCTCCGGTCCGACCGCGGGGAGCGCATGTCGCCGCGACCCCGTCCGGCTGGCGCAGCGGGTACTGGGTCGTCCTCGCCCTTCTCGTCGCGACGTACGCGCTGTGCGCCGCGCAGCACAGCGCCGACCCCAGCCCGACCGCTTTCGTCATCCAGTTGCTGACGGTCGCTGCCGTGCTCCGGGTGACCGAGGTGCACGCCCGTGCTCAGCAGGTCGCGTGGGTGGCACTCGGCGTCGCCGGCATCGCCGCGATCGTCGTGGCGCTGCTCGGGATGACCGGGATGGTGCTCGACATCGCCCTGTCCGTGGCGTCGACCGTGGCCTTCCTGGTGGCTCCCGTCGCCATCATCCGCCATCAGGTGATGCGGCGCGGTCTGGACACCGAGGCGCTGCTCGCCGCGATCAGCGCCTACGTCCTCGTCGGGATGTTCTTCACGCTGGTCTACAACCTGGCCGCGCTGCTGACGGGCGCGCCGGCGTTCGGCGACGGCGTCGTCGATTCGCTCTCCACACAGCTCTTCTTCTCGTTCACGACCCTCACGACCACCGGCTACGGCAACATCGTGCCGGCCTCCCCCGGCATCCAGACGATCGCGGTCGCGGAGGCGATCACCGGACAGCTCTTCCTCATCACCGCGGTGGCTCGCATCATGCGCGGCTCCCGTCGCTCCCCGGACGAGACCCTCGCTGCACCCGCGCCGGCGGGCGTCGCATCGCACCCCCCGGAGGTGTCGTCATGA
- a CDS encoding MFS transporter produces the protein MKRWNVVLVLGAAQFVMVLDGTVMNVSISTVVVELDTSVTAMQAAITFFTLTMAAFMLFGAKLGDVWGRRRAFVIGSCIYAAGSLITALSPTVGFLFLGWSIIEGLGAVLVIPAIAALVADNYRGRERVTAFAVIGAVSGAAVAAGPLIGGAVTTYSSWRFVFVAEVVIMLLVVLCARVITDSTPRQHIRLDSGSVLLSSAGLVLIVFGMLQSKTWGWVVPLNTPEIGGVPIAPLGVSLTTWCIALGVILITLFIGWQRRLLRDGRPPLMQPDLFAIKTLRSGLAVLGAQYAVTAGLFFMVPVYLQMTLGFDALETGIRIFPLSVALILFSIVGTALSRKWSPRRIVRVGQGILVLSAILLLGAVTEDLRSVLFGIGMFFAGSALGLLASQLGNVNMSSVKEKDTSEAGGLQGVFQNLGSSLGTALIGSILIGALSTSFASGVAVSELPSEVQATVSAATDRGVTVIPAADVAQLGAEAGLTDEESDELAEIYRESQLSSLRVAFVGLILISLLSILFSRGIPAESMVRRRTDTDEVPLRD, from the coding sequence ATGAAGAGATGGAACGTCGTCCTGGTCCTCGGCGCCGCGCAGTTCGTGATGGTGCTCGACGGCACGGTCATGAACGTGTCGATCTCCACCGTCGTGGTCGAGCTCGACACGTCGGTCACCGCGATGCAGGCCGCGATCACCTTCTTCACCTTGACCATGGCCGCGTTCATGCTCTTCGGCGCGAAGCTCGGCGACGTCTGGGGTCGCCGCCGCGCCTTCGTGATCGGCTCGTGCATCTACGCCGCGGGGTCGTTGATCACCGCGCTGAGCCCGACGGTGGGGTTCCTGTTCCTCGGATGGTCGATCATCGAAGGGTTGGGCGCCGTGCTCGTCATCCCCGCGATCGCCGCACTCGTCGCCGACAACTACCGCGGTCGCGAGCGCGTCACCGCGTTCGCGGTGATCGGCGCGGTCTCCGGTGCCGCGGTCGCCGCGGGGCCGCTGATCGGCGGTGCGGTGACGACCTACTCCAGCTGGCGCTTCGTCTTCGTCGCCGAGGTCGTGATCATGCTGCTGGTCGTGCTCTGCGCGAGAGTCATCACGGATTCGACGCCGCGACAGCACATCCGACTCGATAGCGGCAGCGTCCTGCTGTCGTCGGCCGGCCTCGTGCTGATCGTCTTCGGCATGCTGCAGAGCAAGACCTGGGGGTGGGTGGTCCCCCTGAACACGCCGGAGATCGGCGGGGTCCCGATAGCGCCGCTCGGCGTCTCGCTGACGACCTGGTGCATCGCACTCGGCGTCATCCTGATCACGCTGTTCATCGGGTGGCAGCGTCGGCTGCTGCGCGATGGTCGACCGCCTCTGATGCAGCCCGACCTCTTCGCGATCAAGACGCTGCGCAGCGGACTCGCTGTGCTCGGAGCGCAGTACGCCGTGACAGCCGGTCTCTTCTTCATGGTGCCGGTGTACCTGCAGATGACTCTGGGATTCGATGCTCTCGAGACGGGTATCAGGATCTTCCCGCTGTCGGTCGCCCTGATCCTGTTCTCGATCGTCGGGACCGCGCTGTCCCGGAAGTGGTCGCCGCGCCGCATCGTGCGCGTCGGACAGGGGATCCTCGTCCTCAGCGCCATCCTCCTGCTGGGCGCCGTCACCGAGGACCTTCGCAGCGTGCTCTTCGGGATCGGCATGTTCTTCGCCGGCAGCGCCCTCGGCCTTCTGGCCTCCCAGCTCGGCAACGTGAACATGTCGAGCGTGAAGGAGAAGGACACGAGTGAGGCTGGCGGTCTGCAGGGCGTCTTCCAGAACCTGGGGTCGTCACTCGGCACGGCGCTCATCGGGTCGATCCTGATCGGAGCTCTCTCGACGTCCTTCGCCTCGGGGGTGGCCGTCAGCGAGCTGCCCAGCGAGGTCCAGGCCACCGTCAGTGCGGCGACCGACCGCGGCGTCACGGTCATCCCCGCGGCGGATGTCGCTCAGCTCGGGGCAGAAGCCGGCCTCACGGACGAGGAATCCGATGAGCTCGCAGAGATCTACCGCGAGTCGCAGCTCTCCTCGCTGCGGGTCGCCTTCGTCGGTCTGATCCTCATCAGCCTGCTGTCCATACTGTTCTCGCGAGGGATCCCGGCGGAGTCCATGGTGCGACGGCGAACGGACACCGACGAGGTCCCTCTCCGCGACTGA
- a CDS encoding LacI family DNA-binding transcriptional regulator has translation MEDVAREAGVSGQTVSRVVNARGYVGAATRERVEVAMQRLGYRPNSAARALRSGRFRAIGVIMFSFSSYGNQRTLDAIAVRASQMGYALTLIPVESSARDTVAGAFRRLEEHAVDGIIIVIEAHQLDEAEVEIPDGLPVVLVDSNRGAAHPFVDTDQAQGARLATEHLLDLGHETVWHVAGPAKSYSAERRRESWRLTLESRGLAAPEPLQGDWSAESGYRAGLRLREDDSVTAVFAANDQMAIGVVRAFREAGKDIPGDVSVVGFDGLPDAAQLWPPLTTVQQHPERVGALAVDVLLVELDGGERGQTPLVGTELIVRESTAAPRDAR, from the coding sequence ATGGAGGACGTCGCCCGCGAGGCCGGCGTCTCCGGGCAGACCGTCTCGCGGGTCGTGAACGCGCGGGGCTATGTCGGAGCGGCGACCAGAGAGCGCGTCGAGGTCGCCATGCAGCGTCTCGGCTACCGGCCGAACAGCGCGGCGCGAGCACTGCGCTCCGGGCGCTTCCGTGCGATCGGCGTCATCATGTTCTCCTTCAGCTCCTACGGCAACCAGCGCACGCTCGACGCGATCGCCGTGCGCGCCTCGCAGATGGGCTACGCCCTCACGCTCATCCCGGTCGAGTCGAGCGCCCGCGACACCGTCGCCGGGGCGTTCCGGCGACTCGAGGAGCATGCGGTCGACGGCATCATCATCGTGATCGAGGCGCATCAGCTCGACGAGGCCGAGGTCGAGATCCCCGACGGATTGCCCGTCGTGCTGGTCGACTCGAACCGCGGCGCGGCGCATCCGTTCGTCGACACGGATCAGGCCCAGGGAGCGCGACTCGCGACCGAGCATCTGCTCGACCTCGGACACGAGACGGTCTGGCACGTCGCGGGACCTGCGAAGTCGTACTCCGCCGAGCGACGACGCGAGTCGTGGCGGCTGACGCTCGAGTCGCGCGGACTCGCCGCACCCGAGCCGCTGCAGGGGGACTGGTCCGCCGAGTCCGGATACCGTGCGGGTCTCCGCCTCCGCGAGGACGACAGCGTGACCGCGGTGTTCGCCGCCAACGATCAGATGGCGATCGGGGTGGTGCGGGCCTTCCGCGAGGCTGGGAAGGACATCCCCGGGGACGTCAGCGTGGTCGGGTTCGACGGACTGCCGGATGCCGCGCAGCTGTGGCCGCCGCTGACCACGGTGCAGCAGCATCCCGAGCGGGTCGGAGCCCTGGCGGTCGATGTGCTGCTGGTAGAGCTCGACGGCGGCGAGCGCGGTCAGACTCCGCTCGTGGGCACCGAGCTCATCGTGCGCGAGAGCACGGCGGCGCCGCGAGACGCCCGCTGA
- a CDS encoding carbohydrate ABC transporter permease, with translation MTTQDSTALADHGIRRHEKRDWRGWAFVGPFMVVFALVFLTPLAYALYLSFFQEKLIGGTAFVGFDNYVRALTDPQFWEAFGRVVLFLVVQVPIMLALALAAALALDSARLRGASFFRILIFLPYAVPAVVAVLMWGYIYGDQFGLTSNFNDFLGSDLITPFAREWILVSIGNIVTWQFVGYNMLIFYSSLKTIPTDMYEAASLDGAGAWRTIFSIKIPSVRGALVIATIFSIIGSFQLFNEPNILRPLAPNVITTYFTPNMYAYNLSFAGQQFNYAATIAIIMGVITAVIAYVVQLRGSKSEVR, from the coding sequence ATGACGACTCAAGATTCCACCGCCCTGGCGGACCACGGCATCCGCCGGCACGAGAAGCGCGACTGGAGAGGATGGGCCTTCGTCGGCCCGTTCATGGTCGTCTTCGCGCTGGTGTTCCTGACACCGCTCGCCTACGCGCTCTACCTCAGCTTCTTCCAGGAGAAGCTGATCGGCGGCACCGCGTTCGTCGGGTTCGACAACTACGTCCGCGCGCTCACCGACCCGCAGTTCTGGGAGGCGTTCGGCCGCGTCGTGCTCTTCCTCGTCGTCCAGGTGCCGATCATGCTCGCCCTCGCCCTCGCCGCGGCGCTCGCGCTGGACAGCGCCCGGCTGCGCGGAGCATCCTTCTTCCGGATCCTCATCTTCCTGCCGTACGCGGTGCCCGCGGTCGTCGCGGTGCTCATGTGGGGATACATCTACGGCGACCAGTTCGGTCTCACCTCGAACTTCAACGACTTCCTCGGCAGCGACCTCATCACCCCGTTCGCCCGCGAGTGGATCCTCGTCTCGATCGGCAACATCGTGACCTGGCAGTTCGTCGGCTACAACATGCTGATCTTCTACTCCTCGCTGAAGACGATCCCCACCGACATGTACGAGGCGGCGTCGCTCGACGGCGCCGGGGCCTGGCGCACGATCTTCTCGATCAAGATCCCCTCGGTGCGCGGTGCCCTCGTGATCGCCACGATCTTCTCGATCATCGGCAGCTTCCAGCTCTTCAACGAGCCCAACATCCTGCGCCCGCTGGCCCCGAACGTGATCACGACGTACTTCACGCCGAACATGTACGCCTACAACCTGTCGTTCGCAGGTCAGCAGTTCAACTACGCCGCCACGATCGCCATCATCATGGGCGTCATCACCGCGGTGATCGCCTACGTCGTGCAACTGCGCGGCTCGAAGTCGGAGGTGCGCTGA
- a CDS encoding carbohydrate ABC transporter permease, whose translation MNPRKSKILLIVMVVYALYTLVPLVWLLFSSTKTQSGLFSSFGLWFSDDFAFIDNLVETFSYQDGIFLRWLGNTLLYVVVGAGGATLLATMAGYGLAKYRFPGRRAVFAVVLGAVAVPGTALAVPTFLLFSELGLTNTPWAVIIPSLISPFGLYLIWVFASESVPTELLEAARIDGAGEFRTFFTISMRLLAPGIVTVTLFTVVATWNNYFLPLIMLSDPDWYPLTVGLNQWSAQAIGAGSQPIYNLVIMGSLLTIIPIVIAFLLLQRFWQSGLTAGSVKQ comes from the coding sequence ATGAATCCGCGCAAGTCCAAGATCCTGCTGATCGTGATGGTCGTGTACGCGCTGTACACGCTCGTGCCGCTGGTCTGGCTGCTGTTCAGCTCGACCAAGACCCAGTCGGGCCTGTTCAGCTCCTTCGGTCTCTGGTTCTCGGACGACTTCGCGTTCATCGACAACCTCGTCGAGACCTTCTCGTACCAGGACGGCATCTTCCTGCGCTGGCTCGGCAACACGCTGCTCTACGTGGTGGTGGGCGCCGGCGGCGCGACACTGCTGGCGACGATGGCCGGCTACGGCCTGGCGAAGTACCGCTTCCCCGGGCGCCGCGCGGTGTTCGCCGTCGTCCTCGGCGCGGTGGCCGTGCCCGGCACCGCGCTCGCCGTGCCGACCTTCCTGCTCTTCAGCGAGCTGGGGCTGACCAATACACCCTGGGCCGTGATCATCCCGTCGCTGATCAGCCCGTTCGGTCTGTACCTGATCTGGGTGTTCGCCTCGGAGTCCGTGCCGACCGAGCTGCTGGAGGCCGCACGCATCGACGGAGCCGGCGAGTTCCGCACGTTCTTCACGATCTCGATGCGGCTGCTCGCCCCCGGCATCGTGACGGTCACCCTGTTCACCGTGGTCGCCACCTGGAACAACTACTTCCTGCCGCTGATCATGCTGTCCGACCCCGACTGGTACCCGCTCACCGTGGGGCTCAACCAGTGGAGCGCGCAGGCGATCGGCGCGGGATCGCAGCCGATCTACAACCTCGTGATCATGGGGTCGCTGCTCACCATCATCCCGATCGTCATCGCCTTCCTGCTGCTGCAGAGGTTCTGGCAGTCAGGTCTCACCGCCGGAAGCGTCAAGCAGTAG
- a CDS encoding ABC transporter substrate-binding protein produces the protein MKHLPSPAARRTLTVLAAGTVAALALAGCSTGDTGSGGGAAGDGSFDSIEAALEKGGEITYWSWTPSAEAQVEAFEKEYPNVKVNVVNAGTNNEEYTKLQNAIKAGSGAPDVVQVEYYAFPQFALTDAFVDLSQYGFADFEDDYTASTWNSVTDGDAIYGLPQDSGPMALFYNKAVFDAAGVDVPTTWDEYYEAAKAIHAANPDAYITNDTGDAGFATSMIWQAGGKPFETSGTDVTIDLQDDGSKKWTENWNRLVEEDLLAPYSSWSDEWFRALGDGSLATLVIGAWMPGNLISGAPDGAGDWRVAPMPTYDGSPASAENGGGGQAVTTQSKNPELAAGFLWWLNNSEESISTFLESGGFPSTTAELSSEEFLADAPEYFGGQKINEVLAAAADDVVEGWNYLPYQVYGNSIFGDTVGQSYQNGTDLNEGLTTWQDALVEYGNSQGFAVNK, from the coding sequence ATGAAGCACCTTCCCTCACCCGCCGCACGGCGCACCCTCACGGTGCTCGCGGCCGGAACCGTGGCAGCACTGGCGCTGGCCGGCTGCAGCACCGGAGACACCGGCTCCGGCGGCGGCGCTGCCGGCGACGGATCGTTCGACTCGATCGAGGCCGCTCTGGAGAAGGGCGGCGAGATCACGTACTGGTCCTGGACCCCCTCCGCCGAGGCCCAGGTCGAGGCCTTCGAGAAGGAGTACCCGAACGTGAAGGTGAACGTGGTCAACGCGGGCACCAACAACGAGGAGTACACCAAACTGCAGAACGCCATCAAGGCCGGCTCCGGCGCACCCGACGTCGTGCAGGTCGAGTACTACGCCTTCCCGCAGTTCGCCCTGACCGACGCCTTCGTCGACCTGTCGCAGTACGGCTTCGCCGACTTCGAGGACGACTACACCGCCTCGACATGGAACTCGGTCACCGACGGCGACGCCATCTACGGCCTCCCCCAGGACTCCGGCCCCATGGCGCTGTTCTACAACAAGGCGGTGTTCGACGCCGCCGGGGTCGACGTGCCCACCACCTGGGACGAGTACTACGAGGCCGCGAAGGCGATCCACGCCGCGAACCCCGACGCCTACATCACCAACGACACGGGCGACGCCGGCTTCGCGACCTCGATGATCTGGCAGGCGGGCGGCAAGCCCTTCGAGACCTCCGGCACGGATGTCACGATCGACCTGCAGGACGACGGCTCGAAGAAGTGGACCGAGAACTGGAACCGCCTCGTCGAGGAGGACCTCCTTGCCCCCTACTCCAGCTGGAGCGACGAGTGGTTCCGCGCTCTCGGCGACGGCAGCCTCGCGACCCTCGTCATCGGAGCCTGGATGCCGGGCAACCTGATCTCGGGCGCCCCCGACGGTGCCGGCGACTGGCGCGTCGCGCCGATGCCGACCTACGACGGATCCCCTGCATCCGCCGAGAACGGCGGCGGCGGTCAGGCCGTGACCACGCAGAGCAAGAACCCGGAGCTCGCAGCCGGATTCCTGTGGTGGCTGAACAACTCGGAGGAGAGCATCTCGACCTTCCTCGAGTCCGGCGGCTTCCCGTCGACGACCGCCGAGCTGTCGAGCGAGGAGTTCCTCGCCGACGCCCCCGAGTACTTCGGTGGCCAGAAGATCAACGAGGTGCTCGCTGCGGCGGCCGACGACGTGGTCGAGGGCTGGAACTACCTGCCCTACCAGGTCTACGGCAACAGCATCTTCGGCGACACCGTCGGCCAGTCGTACCAGAACGGCACCGACCTGAACGAGGGCCTGACGACCTGGCAGGACGCCCTGGTCGAATACGGCAACTCGCAGGGCTTCGCCGTCAACAAGTAA
- a CDS encoding glycoside hydrolase family 35 protein translates to MTSFSIGETDFLRAGLPHQVISGAIHYFRVHPDQWQDRIRKARLMGLNTIETYVAWNAHEPRRGEWDASGWNDLGRFLDLIQAEGMDAIVRPGPYICAEWHNGGLPNWLTRGERELRSSEPTYLAEVSAYLRRVYEIVTPRQIDRGGPVVLVQIENEYGAYGSDKAYLEALVALTREAGITVPLTTVDQPTDRMLADGSLPELHKTGSFGSRSAERLATLRAHQPTGPLMCSEFWDGWFDWWGGVHHTTDVAEAASDLDELLAAGASVNIYMFHGGTNFGLTNGANHKGRYLPIVTSYDYDAPLDEAGNPTEKFFAFRDVIAKYAPVPEELPAPAVAAPAFSVPLASAGSWTDAAATAPSSSAPVTFDELEHLSALVRYDVMLPEGRGGLLRIDPVRDHAWVSVDGQPVGTLSRTRHERALRVPDGRTLSILVEDQGRVNYDHRLGEEKGLIGTPSLDGVRLTGWGSTPLDVAELAAEVGSRVADSSDDVISGPSAWIAEFDLDSPADLFLDTSAWSKGYAFLNGFFLGRYWRNGPQRTLFVPAPATTTGANRLVVLELEELFVPTADFVSGAVLGDTEE, encoded by the coding sequence GTGACCTCCTTCTCCATCGGCGAGACAGACTTCCTCCGCGCAGGGCTCCCCCACCAGGTGATCTCCGGCGCGATCCACTACTTCCGCGTGCACCCGGACCAGTGGCAGGACCGCATCCGCAAAGCACGCCTGATGGGGCTCAACACGATCGAGACCTACGTCGCCTGGAACGCGCACGAGCCGCGCAGGGGCGAGTGGGATGCGAGCGGGTGGAACGACCTGGGCCGATTCCTCGACCTGATCCAGGCCGAGGGCATGGATGCGATCGTGCGTCCGGGCCCGTACATCTGCGCGGAATGGCACAACGGCGGGCTGCCGAACTGGCTCACCCGTGGTGAGCGCGAACTGCGCTCCTCCGAGCCCACCTACCTCGCCGAGGTGAGCGCCTATCTCCGCCGCGTGTACGAGATCGTCACTCCCCGGCAGATCGACCGCGGCGGCCCGGTCGTCCTCGTGCAGATCGAGAACGAGTACGGCGCCTACGGCTCCGACAAGGCCTACCTCGAGGCGCTCGTCGCACTCACGAGGGAGGCGGGGATCACCGTTCCTCTCACGACCGTCGATCAGCCGACGGACCGGATGCTCGCTGACGGCAGTCTCCCCGAGCTGCACAAGACCGGCTCCTTCGGCTCCCGCAGCGCCGAGCGCCTGGCGACGCTGCGCGCGCACCAGCCGACCGGCCCTCTGATGTGCTCGGAGTTCTGGGACGGCTGGTTCGACTGGTGGGGCGGCGTGCACCACACCACCGATGTCGCTGAGGCGGCCTCGGATCTCGACGAGCTGCTCGCCGCCGGGGCCTCGGTCAACATCTACATGTTCCACGGCGGCACGAACTTCGGCCTCACGAACGGCGCCAACCACAAGGGCCGCTACCTGCCGATCGTCACCTCGTACGACTATGACGCCCCTCTCGACGAGGCGGGTAACCCGACCGAGAAGTTCTTCGCGTTCCGCGACGTGATCGCGAAGTACGCGCCGGTGCCCGAGGAGCTGCCCGCTCCCGCTGTGGCGGCACCCGCGTTCTCGGTGCCGCTCGCGTCTGCGGGCAGTTGGACGGATGCTGCGGCAACGGCCCCTTCCTCGTCGGCACCCGTCACCTTCGACGAGCTGGAGCACCTGAGCGCCCTGGTGCGCTACGACGTCATGCTGCCGGAGGGTCGAGGCGGACTGCTGCGCATCGACCCGGTCAGAGACCACGCGTGGGTGAGCGTCGACGGGCAGCCGGTCGGCACGCTCTCCCGGACCCGCCATGAACGCGCGCTGCGGGTTCCCGACGGACGGACGCTCAGCATCCTCGTCGAGGACCAGGGTCGAGTGAACTACGACCATCGCCTAGGCGAGGAGAAGGGCCTGATCGGCACTCCCTCGCTCGACGGGGTGCGGCTGACGGGCTGGGGCTCGACGCCGCTGGACGTCGCCGAGCTGGCTGCAGAGGTCGGTTCCCGCGTCGCGGATTCGTCCGACGACGTGATCAGCGGCCCGTCCGCGTGGATCGCGGAGTTCGATCTCGACTCCCCCGCCGACCTGTTCCTGGACACATCAGCCTGGAGCAAGGGCTACGCGTTCCTCAACGGATTCTTCCTGGGGCGCTACTGGCGGAACGGCCCGCAGCGCACTCTGTTCGTGCCCGCCCCGGCGACGACGACCGGGGCGAACCGGCTCGTGGTGCTCGAGCTCGAGGAGCTCTTCGTCCCGACCGCCGACTTCGTGTCGGGCGCGGTACTCGGGGACACGGAGGAATAG
- a CDS encoding HNH endonuclease, which translates to MPRRRFSTPTPAARARYAKRRQGRLARVDNDLTAEQWASLQEAWGGCAYCGAGEVALQRDCVMPISRGGRYTVENVVPACGSCNASKRNDEVTSWLRRKRLDERAFLSRYGEILVALRQAE; encoded by the coding sequence GTGCCGCGTCGAAGGTTCTCCACACCCACGCCTGCTGCGCGCGCCCGCTACGCGAAGCGGCGTCAGGGGCGGTTGGCGCGGGTGGACAACGACCTCACCGCCGAGCAGTGGGCCTCGCTGCAGGAGGCCTGGGGCGGATGCGCGTACTGCGGAGCGGGTGAGGTCGCACTCCAGCGCGACTGCGTGATGCCGATCTCCCGAGGTGGCCGCTACACGGTCGAGAACGTGGTGCCCGCATGCGGGTCGTGCAATGCGAGCAAGCGCAATGACGAGGTCACGTCATGGCTGCGCCGCAAGCGACTCGACGAGCGCGCCTTCCTCAGTCGGTACGGCGAGATCCTCGTCGCCCTGCGCCAGGCCGAGTGA
- a CDS encoding metallophosphoesterase family protein: MTTRLLLLADTHVPARARRLPDAVLHAIDDADIVVHAGDWIDVATLDLLEVRSRVLHGVYGNNDGPELRERLPEVARLSVEEVEVAVVHETGPKQRREERMDAAFPGVDLLVFGHSHIPWDTIAPSGMRLLNPGSPTDRRRQPVCTMMTVTIEGGRIDATLVPIG, from the coding sequence ATGACGACACGGCTGTTGCTGCTCGCCGACACGCACGTCCCGGCGCGAGCCAGGCGCCTGCCGGATGCCGTGCTTCACGCGATCGATGACGCCGACATCGTCGTGCATGCAGGGGACTGGATCGACGTCGCGACCCTGGACCTGCTGGAGGTGCGGTCGAGGGTGCTGCACGGCGTCTACGGGAACAACGACGGCCCGGAGCTGCGCGAGCGTCTGCCCGAGGTCGCCCGTCTGAGCGTCGAAGAGGTCGAGGTCGCCGTGGTGCACGAGACCGGGCCCAAGCAACGGCGCGAGGAGCGGATGGACGCCGCGTTCCCCGGGGTTGACCTGCTCGTGTTCGGGCACTCCCACATCCCGTGGGACACCATCGCCCCGTCCGGCATGCGACTGCTCAACCCCGGCTCGCCCACCGACCGCCGACGTCAGCCGGTCTGCACGATGATGACGGTCACGATCGAGGGCGGACGGATCGACGCGACGCTGGTGCCGATCGGATGA